Proteins from a genomic interval of Cupriavidus sp. WKF15:
- a CDS encoding mechanosensitive ion channel family protein has product MRPLLPEAPGCARRLAWLLLTALLLTLLPRAPAGAAPANPLVAAIQHGDAKAAPASVPLTESLDQVIGTLQDDTQRKALLEQLRALRSGLTASASAPVAPASSPGLIGAVAQALDEVDTQLRTDHGPWHYWRWRSQFAAEEWHAAATLNGTRPALDSLREFVIVIGGWALCGWVLWEIGHRIRVRRRKHAESAVALLRKPRSGLPDVPSWMDVGIYMLRRIGPWVAAFGLTVLLAYRHFSQAPASVAAVMVAHAIVAGAIAAAACQVIFALFRTAHRRLAVHQLLTRSPWLLFCTGALAALGNSATDSRITSVLGNNLCALLSTAANVAAAILIGVFALRFRRQVGQLIAQRPLEFRQSHPALTDLLRLAGQAWHLPVLAVVVASVIGTILATGHADVFLRRTVASVALFVIALLLTLVAGRSPKARVRAPRIRDRRRSAYLQRFGRFAMALVRVVIWATVVELGARIWGTSVLHLVESSPARRHIAESLLSVTATVLLAWLTWLVIDTAITQALSPTHGRAAAQPSLRAKTILPLVRNASFVALLVIAMMVVLANLGVNVTPLLAGAGVVGLAIGFGAQSLVQDLITGLFIVIEDSIAIGDSIELPDHAGVVEAMTIRTVKLRDGKGALHTLPYSQIKAVKNLSRGYGYAVFNICLAYQSDLDRALDLIRSTGSQIARDHRYTRKLLSGLEILGLDRFDPGGPVVMAQVKTRPLMQAEITRAFNALLKRQFDANGIRLASPSLTIRLDGGTAGTASAEAVISRSE; this is encoded by the coding sequence ATGCGCCCTCTTCTCCCTGAAGCCCCTGGCTGCGCGCGCCGGCTTGCCTGGCTGCTCCTGACCGCGCTGCTGCTGACGCTGCTGCCCCGCGCGCCCGCCGGCGCGGCGCCGGCAAACCCGCTGGTTGCCGCGATACAGCACGGCGATGCCAAGGCCGCGCCGGCCAGCGTCCCGCTGACCGAGTCGCTCGACCAGGTGATCGGCACCTTGCAGGACGATACGCAGCGCAAGGCCCTGCTCGAGCAACTGCGGGCGCTGCGCAGCGGGCTGACCGCCTCGGCGTCGGCGCCGGTTGCGCCGGCCTCGTCGCCGGGGCTGATCGGCGCCGTGGCCCAGGCACTCGATGAAGTCGATACGCAACTGCGCACGGACCACGGCCCTTGGCACTACTGGCGCTGGCGCTCGCAATTCGCCGCCGAGGAATGGCATGCCGCCGCGACGCTCAACGGCACGCGCCCGGCACTGGACTCGCTGCGCGAGTTCGTCATCGTCATTGGTGGCTGGGCGCTGTGCGGCTGGGTCTTGTGGGAAATCGGCCACCGGATCCGGGTACGGCGCCGCAAGCATGCCGAAAGCGCCGTGGCGCTGTTGCGCAAGCCGCGCAGCGGGCTCCCTGACGTGCCGTCATGGATGGATGTCGGCATCTATATGCTGCGGCGCATCGGACCTTGGGTGGCGGCATTCGGGCTTACGGTGCTGCTTGCCTACCGGCACTTCTCGCAAGCGCCGGCGAGCGTCGCTGCCGTGATGGTGGCCCACGCCATCGTCGCCGGTGCGATCGCGGCCGCGGCCTGCCAGGTCATCTTCGCGCTGTTCCGCACCGCGCACCGGCGGTTGGCGGTGCACCAGTTGCTGACGCGCTCGCCGTGGCTGCTGTTCTGCACCGGTGCTCTCGCCGCGCTGGGTAACAGCGCCACCGACAGCCGCATCACGTCCGTGCTCGGCAATAACCTCTGCGCCCTGCTTTCCACGGCGGCCAACGTCGCCGCGGCGATCCTGATCGGCGTGTTCGCGCTGCGCTTCCGGCGCCAGGTCGGCCAGCTCATCGCGCAGCGGCCCCTCGAGTTCCGCCAGTCGCATCCGGCCCTGACGGACCTGCTGCGCCTGGCCGGCCAGGCCTGGCACCTGCCCGTGCTGGCCGTGGTGGTGGCTTCCGTGATCGGCACCATACTGGCCACCGGCCATGCCGACGTCTTCCTGCGCCGCACGGTGGCCTCGGTGGCACTGTTTGTCATCGCGCTGCTGCTGACGCTGGTCGCCGGCCGCTCCCCGAAAGCGCGCGTTCGCGCGCCCCGCATCCGCGACCGGCGACGCTCCGCCTACCTGCAACGCTTCGGGCGCTTCGCCATGGCGCTGGTGCGCGTGGTGATCTGGGCCACCGTGGTCGAACTGGGCGCGCGTATCTGGGGAACCTCCGTGCTGCACCTGGTGGAAAGCTCGCCGGCGAGGCGGCACATCGCGGAGTCCCTGCTGAGCGTCACCGCCACGGTGCTGCTCGCATGGCTGACCTGGCTAGTGATCGATACGGCCATCACGCAGGCGCTGTCTCCCACGCATGGCCGTGCCGCCGCACAGCCGAGCCTGCGTGCCAAGACCATCCTGCCGCTGGTGCGCAACGCGTCGTTCGTCGCGCTGCTGGTCATCGCCATGATGGTGGTGCTGGCCAACCTGGGGGTCAATGTCACGCCGCTGCTCGCGGGCGCCGGCGTGGTCGGCCTGGCGATCGGCTTCGGCGCGCAAAGCCTGGTCCAGGACCTGATCACCGGGCTCTTCATCGTGATCGAGGATTCGATCGCCATCGGCGACTCCATCGAACTGCCCGACCACGCCGGCGTGGTCGAAGCCATGACCATCCGCACCGTCAAGCTGCGCGACGGCAAGGGTGCCCTGCATACGCTGCCGTACAGCCAGATCAAGGCCGTGAAGAACCTGTCGCGCGGATATGGCTATGCCGTATTCAATATTTGCCTCGCCTACCAGAGCGACCTGGACCGCGCCCTGGACCTGATCCGGTCCACCGGCAGCCAGATCGCGCGCGATCACCGCTACACGCGCAAGCTGCTGTCCGGCCTGGAAATCCTGGGCCTCGACCGCTTCGACCCGGGCGGCCCGGTGGTGATGGCGCAGGTCAAGACCCGCCCGCTGATGCAGGCGGAGATCACCCGCGCGTTCAATGCGCTGCTCAAGCGGCAGTTCGACGCCAACGGCATCCGCCTGGCCTCGCCAAGCCTGACCATCCGGCTCGATGGCGGGACGGCCGGCACGGCAAGCGCAGAAGCCGTCATCTCGCGTTCGGAATGA
- a CDS encoding SDR family NAD(P)-dependent oxidoreductase, giving the protein MELNASVSAIVTGGASGLGAATARALAAQGVRVALFDLNAEKGEALARELGGVFCQVNVTSESEVEAGFAKARAAIGQERILVNCAGTGNAIKTASRSKEDPSQIKFFPTDAFERIIQINLIGTFRCISRSAAGMLTLDPTASGDRGVIISTASVAAQDGQIGQASYSASKAGVVGMTLPIARDLSGEGVRVNTILPGIFNTPLLQGAPENVKAALGASVPFPKRLGQPEEFASLAVEMCRNGYFNGESVRLDGAIRMAPR; this is encoded by the coding sequence ATGGAACTCAATGCATCGGTATCGGCCATCGTGACCGGCGGCGCCTCGGGCCTGGGCGCGGCGACCGCCCGCGCGCTGGCGGCGCAGGGCGTGCGCGTGGCGCTGTTCGACCTCAACGCCGAGAAGGGCGAAGCGCTGGCACGCGAACTAGGCGGCGTGTTCTGCCAGGTCAACGTGACGTCCGAATCCGAAGTCGAGGCCGGCTTCGCCAAGGCGCGCGCCGCCATCGGCCAGGAACGCATCCTGGTCAATTGCGCCGGCACCGGTAATGCAATCAAGACCGCCTCGCGCTCGAAGGAAGACCCGTCGCAGATCAAGTTCTTCCCGACTGACGCATTCGAACGCATCATCCAGATCAACCTGATCGGGACCTTCCGCTGCATCTCGCGCTCGGCCGCCGGCATGCTGACGCTGGACCCCACCGCCAGCGGCGATCGCGGCGTGATCATCAGCACGGCATCGGTGGCGGCGCAGGACGGCCAGATTGGCCAGGCGTCCTATTCGGCATCGAAGGCCGGCGTGGTCGGCATGACGCTGCCGATCGCGCGCGACCTGTCCGGCGAAGGCGTCCGCGTCAACACCATCCTGCCGGGCATCTTCAATACGCCGCTGCTGCAGGGCGCGCCCGAGAACGTCAAGGCCGCGCTGGGCGCGTCGGTGCCGTTCCCCAAGCGCCTGGGCCAGCCGGAAGAGTTCGCCTCGCTCGCGGTGGAGATGTGCCGCAATGGCTATTTCAATGGCGAATCGGTGCGCCTGGACGGCGCCATCCGCATGGCACCGCGCTGA
- a CDS encoding tripartite tricarboxylate transporter substrate binding protein codes for MKSARRKVLATVIAAGAAAMLAGGSALAQGNYPNKPITIVVAYPAGGDVDVLARLFAEKLAPRLKQSVVVENRTGAAGTIGSAYVSRANPDGYTLLLAPNTLAIAALVLKPGTGASYDVQRDFTPITQIGTQSLFVVVNKGTGITKVSDLVARAKAGKVETYATPGNGSPMHIMGELFNKSAGVKINQVPYRGLAPAIVDVLGGQVPVTFVTYGAVAQYVGNGSLVPIAVADQKRSPFAPNVPTLAEQGYKDVEIGAWQALLGPKGMSPELVGTLNGHINEILKMPDVVARMATIAVTPVGGEPAVLQKLLATDTARYTKIVKEFNIQAD; via the coding sequence ATGAAGTCTGCACGCCGCAAAGTCCTTGCCACCGTCATCGCGGCAGGCGCCGCCGCCATGCTCGCCGGCGGCTCCGCCCTGGCGCAGGGCAACTACCCCAACAAGCCGATCACGATCGTGGTCGCCTACCCTGCCGGCGGCGACGTCGACGTGCTGGCCCGCCTGTTCGCCGAAAAGCTGGCGCCGCGCCTGAAGCAATCGGTCGTGGTCGAGAACCGCACCGGCGCGGCCGGCACCATCGGCAGCGCCTACGTGTCGCGCGCCAACCCCGACGGCTACACGCTGCTGCTGGCGCCGAACACCCTCGCCATCGCGGCGCTGGTGCTGAAGCCGGGCACTGGCGCCAGCTACGATGTGCAGCGCGACTTCACGCCGATCACGCAGATCGGCACGCAGTCGCTGTTCGTAGTGGTGAACAAGGGCACCGGCATCACCAAGGTCAGCGACCTGGTCGCGCGGGCCAAGGCGGGCAAGGTGGAAACCTATGCCACGCCGGGCAACGGCTCGCCGATGCACATCATGGGCGAACTATTCAACAAGTCCGCCGGCGTCAAGATCAACCAGGTGCCTTACCGCGGCCTGGCCCCGGCGATCGTCGACGTGCTGGGCGGGCAGGTGCCGGTGACCTTCGTCACCTACGGCGCGGTGGCCCAGTATGTCGGCAACGGCAGCCTGGTCCCGATCGCCGTGGCTGACCAGAAGCGCTCGCCGTTCGCGCCCAATGTCCCGACGCTGGCCGAACAGGGCTACAAGGATGTGGAGATCGGTGCCTGGCAGGCGCTGCTGGGGCCCAAGGGCATGTCGCCGGAACTCGTGGGCACGCTCAACGGGCATATCAACGAGATCCTGAAAATGCCCGACGTGGTGGCGCGCATGGCGACCATTGCCGTCACCCCGGTGGGCGGCGAGCCTGCCGTGCTGCAGAAGCTGCTGGCCACGGACACGGCGCGCTACACGAAGATCGTCAAGGAATTCAATATCCAGGCGGACTGA
- a CDS encoding fatty acid--CoA ligase, which translates to MDFSYLATLPRAVRHFASLRPDAVAYSFEGRHTTYAEFERNTSRVAQALLAAGVRAGDHIGYIGKNCDHYFEAWIGAAKMGAVMTPASWRLAPPEVEFIVGHSDAVLLLVGPESAAMVQGLLPALPMVRQVVAMEAGSHADWPLYTDWRDAHPATLPDHQPDTHDVVLQLYTSGTTGRPKGAMLTHRNLTIGTEVSERESIPWSHWTADDISLVAMPVAHIGGSGWGLRNLLSGAKGVVAREFDPRAVLDFIEHERISKLFMVPAAMQIVLRDPRARAVDYSRLKYLLYGAAPIPAALLREGIEVFGCGFVQQYGMTETTGTVVALPPEDHTIEEVPRMRAAGKPLPGVELKVVDYEGRELASGEVGEVVVRSAHNMSGYWKQPEETARTIDADGWLRTGDAGYLDAQGYLYIHDRVKDMIISGGENVYPAEVESAIYGHPIVADVAVIGVPDEKWGEAVKAIVVLKPGQGADLDSIISWTRQRLAGFKVPKSIDFVEALPRNPSGKLLRRKLREPFWEGMGRQVN; encoded by the coding sequence ATGGATTTCAGCTACCTGGCCACGCTGCCTCGGGCCGTGCGCCACTTTGCCAGCCTCAGGCCCGACGCGGTGGCCTACTCGTTCGAAGGCCGGCACACCACCTATGCTGAGTTCGAGCGCAACACCAGCCGCGTCGCGCAGGCACTGCTCGCCGCCGGCGTGCGTGCCGGCGACCATATCGGCTACATCGGCAAGAACTGCGACCACTATTTCGAGGCCTGGATCGGTGCCGCAAAGATGGGCGCGGTCATGACGCCGGCAAGCTGGCGGCTGGCACCGCCCGAGGTGGAGTTCATCGTCGGCCACAGCGATGCCGTACTGCTGCTGGTGGGGCCGGAGTCCGCGGCAATGGTGCAGGGTTTGCTGCCCGCATTGCCGATGGTGCGGCAGGTGGTTGCCATGGAGGCCGGAAGCCACGCCGACTGGCCGCTCTATACGGACTGGCGCGATGCGCATCCGGCCACACTGCCCGATCACCAGCCCGATACGCATGACGTCGTGCTGCAGCTCTACACCTCGGGTACCACCGGGCGGCCCAAGGGCGCCATGCTGACCCATCGCAACCTGACCATCGGCACCGAGGTCAGCGAGCGCGAGTCGATTCCCTGGTCGCACTGGACGGCGGACGATATCTCGCTGGTGGCGATGCCGGTCGCGCATATCGGCGGCTCCGGCTGGGGCCTGCGCAACCTGCTGTCGGGCGCCAAGGGCGTGGTGGCCAGGGAGTTCGATCCGCGCGCGGTGCTCGACTTCATCGAGCACGAGCGCATCAGCAAGCTGTTCATGGTGCCGGCCGCGATGCAGATCGTGCTGCGCGATCCGCGTGCGCGCGCGGTGGACTATTCGCGCCTGAAGTATCTGCTGTACGGCGCGGCGCCGATTCCGGCGGCGCTGCTGCGCGAGGGCATCGAGGTCTTCGGCTGTGGCTTCGTGCAGCAGTACGGCATGACGGAAACCACCGGCACGGTGGTGGCGCTGCCGCCGGAAGACCACACCATCGAGGAAGTGCCGCGCATGCGTGCGGCCGGCAAGCCGCTGCCGGGCGTGGAGCTGAAGGTGGTGGATTACGAAGGGCGCGAACTGGCATCTGGAGAAGTGGGCGAAGTGGTGGTCCGCTCGGCCCACAATATGTCCGGCTACTGGAAACAGCCCGAGGAGACCGCGCGCACGATCGACGCCGATGGCTGGCTGCGTACCGGCGATGCGGGCTACCTGGATGCGCAGGGGTATCTCTACATCCATGACCGCGTCAAGGACATGATCATCAGCGGTGGCGAAAACGTCTATCCCGCCGAGGTGGAGAGCGCCATCTACGGCCACCCGATCGTGGCGGATGTCGCCGTGATCGGCGTGCCTGATGAGAAGTGGGGCGAGGCGGTCAAGGCCATCGTCGTGCTCAAGCCGGGGCAGGGCGCGGACCTGGACAGCATCATCAGCTGGACACGGCAGCGGCTGGCCGGGTTCAAGGTGCCGAAGAGCATCGATTTCGTCGAAGCCCTGCCGCGCAACCCGTCGGGCAAGCTGCTGCGCCGCAAGCTGCGCGAGCCGTTCTGGGAAGGGATGGGGCGGCAGGTCAATTGA